The Sesamum indicum cultivar Zhongzhi No. 13 linkage group LG6, S_indicum_v1.0, whole genome shotgun sequence genomic interval CGGATATTATCCCTCCCTACATTGATGTGGATTTAAGCGAGCTGGACGTCGGCCAGAAGATCGTTGCAGGTGACCTCAAAGTTCATCCCGCTCTCAAGCTACTAAGATCAAAGGATGAAGCTGTCTGCAAGATCATGGGTGCCAGGGTTTCTGACCAAAGGAAATCCAAGTGAGTTGTCTATTTCCAAATCAATACCATCGCTAGAAACCATTTTGATTGTAACAAAATCCATTATCTGGTGTAAACCCGTGTGTCTGAAAAATCAttctattttcacaatttGCAATACTTGTTTTAGTTTATTGGGGCTATGGAGAGAAGCTCTATAACAAGAAACCCTTCTCATTAGCAAATTGTTCTGGAAAATTTTTAGTAGCACTGGGGACTGACTTagcctaaaaataattaattattcaacatCAACATTTGGTTATCAAATTGGTATATCAAATTTTGTCATGcatcaattatttaacttttgtgTTATAGAGAAGTAAAAGATTAGAACACCATTTCTCAGCTCAATCGACGCCcatgatatattattattgatgaggaagaaatgaatCTGGTGGATTCTGTACAAGTTCTGGAAACTTAAATTTGGAAATCAGAATAGTTTCAGATCTcaaatttttggttaattacaCTTGATTTTGATAACTTCTTGAAACTGATCCTTAATaagtttttcataatttaacaaaataaaaagatgaaattaCGGAGTCGCCATTGGCTACTGTGTGGAGTCAATAAAGCATTGCAGGTAGCTGGTATCAGTTAGTCCCCGCTAGTGGATGGATATTACTCTATTTAGATTTATgggaaaatagtatttttggtcctataacaaaaattagtacttttgatttttattcacttttttatttataatttaataacgtAGGTCACGTGCCGTATTAAGTATTTTGCAGGAGGAAAAATTGACGTGTTTTGTAGTTTGTGaccatttttggagaaaaagatGTAACTATATTTGAGGAAGAAAAGCAAATCTTAAAGGAAATTCGGGCAACAGAAGGGGGATTAATTCTTctctcacaaaaattgaatcccagcatttttttcatatttctgTAAGTTAAAGTCATGTAGAAGCAATACAAAGAATCACGTCTTCCACAAGTGAAGAAGTAGGCCATTCATATGCTACTGTTGGAAGAAGGACCAATTATTCCTCTTCATGGCTACTTGCTAAGGGCGTGACATACACTGTTAAATtgtagacaaaaaaaatattaatttttacaagttATAATATTAGAAGTGTTAATCCCATAAtgaataggaccaaaaataaaataaatctaacttataatataaaaaatgttatttcccTTAAATTCATACTCAATAAATATTCGTAACAATTAGGTATATATCCTACTCATAGAATACTATAGATCTTAGTGCCCGTCAACATTTCAATTGatagttcaaaataatttgtcaaaaatgaattaaaactataaatatcaaCGAAAAccaaactattacaaaatcatgtaaaagTGATATAATAACCACACATCATATCAGATTCGCGTAAGTCATACATAGGCGTTACCATTTTAAAATTGCAAGAACTTTTCGATTTCTCGATATCTAGCtgattaattacaatattcaaatctaCTATGTATGgctacattatatatttttgttcaaagTTAAAAATCAGATCAAACATATGGAGATGGATAATGtacatttatgaatataaaagaatcattccgcagaaaaaaaatacagattcTTTTGGCATTATTTTTGCATGCATCGTCCTTTAGGTTTAtctttaaattatgtaaaaaaatattttacatccatcattttttttttacttaaaaattatgacacaACTCAAAGATAATTgctaaacaataataataattagtttgataaaatattaggagtttgttttctatttttaacaTACTGAAATGTATAAAGAATTGATATAGTTTTAGGTGTTAAATATTGTGTATAATTTAACGTAGAGTATTATTCATCaagcttattttatataataagtcTATCTAATTAACATCTCATTACCTTAAACATGTGATTGTTATATTCTCTACATTCAGAATGTAAAGTAAAGCAAACTACAATTTTAGATTCCTTAGTTATATAATCTAAGTTATGAGGATGTAATtagaaatataacaaaaacttaaatacCATGACAATTCTTAATCCACCAAATCGAAAATTCTTAACCAAATCAATTAGAAAACAAGTATTAcatacttgtcatataattaatttttttttttttataattgtataccAATTACACTGCACATATATTCAGATTCCACTAAATCCAACTTAGGTAAATTTACCTAACCTCCATCTCAACTTATGTTGTGACAGATCTTAAGCAATTTATTAAGTTCTAACTTTGGTGGGATGCGGATACAGTTCTGATCAAATGTCGCTGGACGAATCAAACCACATCAGTACCCCCTACACCCCCACCCCTCTTTATATCCTGTCGAAACATTTCAGCTCTTCCtcacaaaaacaagaaaaccatGTACAAGATCCTCGTACAACTGCTGATTCTGTCTCTACCAATCCTCTGCTGCTCTCTTCCCCTCTCAACACGCTCAAGATGGATCATCGACGAGGCCACCGGAGCCCGGGTGAAGCTCATCTGCATCAACTGGGCAGCCCACCTCGAGCCCATGTTAGCCGAAGGGCTCAACAAGCAGCCCGCCGGCCGCATCGCGAGGCTCGTAGCAGAAATGGGGTTCAACTGCGTGAGGCTTACTTGGGCCACCTACATGTTCACACGATTCGCCAACCTCACGGTGGCTCAATCTCTTACCAGACTTGGGCTTGTAGACGCCATGGAAGGGATAGCAGTGAACAACCCTGGATTTCTGAACGTTACTGTTGTCGATGCTCAAAGGGCTGTGGTTGAAGCGCTTGTTAGACAGGGTGTGATGGTGGTTCTTGATAACCATGTTAGCCAGCCCATGTGGTGTTGTGGTGAGCACGATGGGAATGGGTTCTTCGGAGACAAGTACTTTGATGCCAAGGAGTGGTTGCAAGGTTTGTCCATTGTCGCCAAACTTTACAAAGATACATCAATGGTAGGTGATCACGTGCTCGGAGATTtggatatattataaaaaagttggGAGTTCTATCTATAGCCGAGTTTGATCAAACTTGAATTAACTATCCAACAAGTCTATTATACTTGACATAATGACTAATCACATGTCGATACTATTATACTTACGGTATGATTGGTTTGATTTGATCATGTATGTTTTTGTCATAATGCAGGTTGTAGGTATAAGCATGCGCAACGAGCTTCGTGGACCGCTCCAAAACGCTAGCGTATGGCATGGATACATGGAGAGCGGGGCAATGAGAATTCAGAAAGCAAACCCAAGACTTCTGGTGATCATTCCAGGATTGCACTATGATCTTAGTTTCACCTACCTAAAGGAAAATCCATTACAATTAAACTTTAAGAACAAATTAGTGTACGAGATTCATCGATACGCATTTACTGCCGGGCAGACAAAGATGTGGTTGAACAACATATTTGCTGAAACCTGTAATAGTGTCAGGCAGGGAATTCAGAGGCAAGCAGGATTCTTGTCTGAGGGACAGAATGCAGCTCCTTTGTTTGTAAGTGAATTTGGAGTTAAGCAGGTGGGAGTGGTCCGGGCTGAGAATTTGTTCTTGCGCTGCTTTTTGGGGTATTTGGCGGAGATGGACTTGGATTGGGGTGTTTGGGCTTTACAGGGGAGCTATTATGTTAAGCATGGGGTTCACGGGCCTGATGAGACGTACGGGATGCTGGACTTCAATTGGAGCTCTGTTAGGAATCCGGAGTTCCTTCAGAGACTTCACCTTATTCAACAGCAAATCCGAGgtatttaactaaaatatcataattgttGTGTATTAATGATTGATATTGTTGGACCGATTCGTCGGATTAAGGTATTTTTGTGTCCAGGGCTTGCTATCTACTACCAGCAATGTATGCCTTGAATAGCTTATAAGACATATCACGGTCAGAATCACATCAGGAATTTCCGATTATAATCTTTGATGCTTAAATTAGGTAGATTTTTAGAAGGCAAAATTGCAACATTGGTCCCGTAAGTATAGGGGGTGGCAAAATTGGGACAGTAACTACAagactggcaattttagtcctgtaagtattgattttttggcaattttgatccttccgaccaaaattgccaaaaaacgCGGCGGAGATATTTGGGGCTTAGGGTTCCGACGTCCACGTGCGCAATTTAAACACATAGGAGTTTACGTGGCTAATGACGTGGCTAATGATGTGGATGAAACTGAAATTAGAGAAAACCAACGATCAGTGCCTCCTCCGgcacctcctcctccacccCCGCCGTTGAAGCCACCGCCACCGCCTCCAGCAGCAACCCCCGCCGTTGAAGCCACCGCCACCGCCTCCAGCAGCAAAGTTTCAGTTTTTGGTGGAAATATGTTCAACGATTCACTGGAAGAAGAGTGGtacaacaaaagaaatcaCGATAGGGATAGCTTCGTTGTACAAAGGTTAAAGgtagagaaagaagagagtgTAAAGTAGAGATATTTACAACCGTGCCACTTAGAATTCTTCTCCACCTTCAATAATCTATTAAAAAACAAGTAGCAAAAGCAAGCGATTCCAACAGACCTCCACAGCTCCGCCGGCCCCGCCACCTCCACCGCCGCCTTCATCAATACTCAattctttattcaaaaatggAAGCAAAAGCCAGCGCTTCAAAAACGTTACCTGGAAGAAGAGTGGTACAACAAAAGAAATCGCGATAGGGATAGCTTCGTTGTACAAAGGTTaaaggaagagaaagaagagagtgTAAAGTAGAGATATTTACAACCGTGCCACTCAGAATTCTTCTCCACCTTCAAtaatctattaaaaaaaaaccagCAAAAGCAAGCGATTCCAACAGTCCTCCACAGCTCCGCCGCCCCCGCCACCTCCACCGCCGCCTTCATCAATACTcaattctttattaaaaaatggaaGCAAAAGCCAGCGCTTCAAAAACGTTACCACCACCCACCCCCTGCACCCACCTCCTCCCCCAACAACTCCTCCCCGGCTCCGCCATCTCAACACCGGCAAGCCACCAAAACCCACAAAATCGAGCCCACAGTACCACGAGAACGTGATCATTGCCCCTCCATCGCCGCTAATCCCACTGCCCCCACCTTCCCCTTTTGCCCCATTCAGAATGGCGGAACTCAAATTCGTCGCCCAAGGAGATTTCTTGAGGATCCGCAGTGCACATAGCTCCTGGTGCAGTTCGCTTGAGCTGGAAGACATAGACTTCATGTGAATGAAATCCGACATCGGAGACTCAGCCGGGCCCTCCATTTCTTGCCCAAGCCCAGATGAAAACGTGAAAGCCAACACTTCCATAGCCAGTCTCTTTCCCGCCTAAGCCACATCATTAGCCATGTCATAGCCACGCAAGCTCCCAGGTGTTTAAGTTGTGCACGTGTACGTCGAAACCCTAAGCCCCAAATgctaaaaaatcaatacttacaggactaaaattgtcagtCCTGTAGTTATGGTTCCAATTTTGCCACCCCCCTATACTTACGGgatcaattttgcaattttgcctttttagaaataagtatataaaaatcgTAAATACTAGGTATGTAAAAGTTGTTTCTATTACAATTTGAATTATAGATCCATACATATTAGGATTTCGAATGTATCGAGGCTAGATCGTAAAActcttaaatattaataaaattaatataaagcTTGTCTAAAGATCGTTGATAGGTAGACTTTAGATTTATACTACCGTTATTCTGAGAAAAATACGGCAAAAATTTAGACAAAACTATTTTCCTTAACTTTGATTAGTACTTTATACATTGAAGCTCGACCCAAAGTAAAATGCCTAATTCATGACTAAGACAAGAGTttagtttgatataattaatgttaGATGTAACATATTGTCTATCTTTCACGTAGATCCTAACTCAACGTGTCCAACATACCACATACAGTACCATCCATCAACCGGGCGGTGCACTCGGGTGGATAATAATTCGGAGCTCCATGCAACGGACTGCCGGAATTTCAGCAGGTGGAATCACAACGGGAGTGGCACTCCAATCCGGTTGGAGGGCACGGAACTGTGTCTATCAGCAACCGGGGATGGGATTCCGGCGACGCTATCCCGGGATTGCTCGAGCAGGCGAAGCAAGTGGGAATCGGCTTCCGATTTCCGAGTTTCAGGTGGCAAACAAAGATGGGAACGGGGAGTATTTATGCTTGGAGTGGGACTCTACTCACTCATCGTCAAGAGTTTTAACTAAGAAGTGTGTTTGTTTGGAtgtagatgatgatgattcCATGGATTGCCAAGAAACTCAGTAGTTTAAGCTTATTTCAGCTAATGTTCAATAAAATGTTATGAGACTCATCTTACTTACCTcccttaattatattttaccccGAAAGGGCCATGGCACCTTCAGAACTTGCTGCAACAAATTAGAGAGCTTCTATCCCAAACTGAGttcaagataaaaataaaaataaaaattcataaaaagaatcagacaaagtggatgaaaaattttgaaatattataaaaaaatatcatccacttaatccataaaataattcttttttaagaaaaaaataaataaaattacaattcttaATCCACATGGACGTTTTGGTTGGTTCACTATAAAACCATTTTATCTCCTGACAATATCACTGGTATTCCTAAAGGTTTGATTAGACTGGACGCCTGCTCCTTGCCTTCTATTAGAATTAGAAGTactaatacttttaatttcagttaaaatatcttttcatgTAATTAGGGGTACTTCGTTACTGACTAGTTCTTCACTGATTCATGTTGTCCTATCTGAGCTTTTCTGTgttgtttttgtgattgtCCCTATATGGATTCCTTCGAGGTTACTCTCCCATATGGTTGACGTTGAGACCAATTTTTTCCTCTCCTTTATCTAGTTGTTAGTTGCTATATCTTTCGCAGGTCTTATGAACTCCTCTCACAGGTACAAAGGCTGACAGCCATACAGACATGATCCCCACGTTAATACTTATGTTCATTATTTATCCTTTTGGAACATTACACACACTCTGGCTTGACCTTTTTGTACAGATTTATTTGCAGGTGCTGTGCGATCCACGACGTGGTGGGATAACAAAAACCTTTTTGACtcgccataatttttatacgaCACCTGTTCGGGTCTTTTgctgtaagggagtagtactccttgttttttgttgctctatttgtaagggagtagtactccttgtttattgTTTTACTAGAAATTCTAGGGAGGTAGCTCTCCTCgctgtaattattttgtgaattttaatatagaaggactGGGGACTCTGAAAAGCTCCCCCCACCTCTAGGtagtttttgttaaaaaaaaaaaaatggaaatcaAAAGAGTACAAtctcctaatttttttaatttatttgaatatttgtttaatttttgttaaaaaaaaaaaaaaaaaaagagataaaaacCCCCATTGTgtcttcaaaatttagctaaataTCAtctgtattaaaaaaattaagtaaaaaccccctatatttttttaacatattgcATACTCTCCCTTCCATTAGGTAAATCCTAACAgcgttaatttttttgctaaattgaccgttataccctttTTATAGTAACTATTGATCTTCAATTGTCAAAAATAAACGGTCTacattttaagtaatttaaatatattttttttacttatatatatatatattcatattcatatacactatatatatctaatatatataaaatataataaactatatatataatatgatatatatttatatgtatttgaaGATGGCGAGTGGCGGTCAATCGCCGTCCAGACATCGGTTAGTCTATTCTGGGCGATGTTGCTGTCTCCCGCTCACAAAGGAGCAAGGGCAAGGTTGCCCTTTTTCGTTGCCCTACCGCCCTTCTAGAAGGGGCGACAGTCAAATCTGGGGGGGACCTCCATCGTGGCAGGTGACGGAGAAGAcggtaatatatatatatatatatatatatatttaaaagtaaagtaaaaataatttaattttttcaaattttaatattgaattgaaatattatttatgataaataatataatttaaaataattgatattatttttttgatattttgatatttaataaataaaatatatttaataactaaaaatttaattgagttaataatatataattattataagtgactttttatattgcatataaatttttaatttggaaagtgaattttagtatattaaatttatattatgttttttaaattcaaaattttaatttttagaaaatttatatcctTTGtaggtatttttatattaaactaatatatttcataaataattataatttattgtaatatatttggactcaataaataatttaaattaactaagtatatttaaataaaataataatataaataaattaatttaaaaatatatttaaatgtgaaAGAAATGGACAAAATGGACAATATACACttaaaataatctaaaaaaagGCCAAAAAATGAGGTCTACTCGCACAATGGGCGAGTGTCACACACTCTCAGTTAATTTCTAACAAAGAGGGaattttttgctatattttataaaaaacatggggtttttttataattttttttacacaaGGAGTTTTAGCTAAACTTGAAGGGGTGTTANNNNNNNNNNNNNNNNNNNNNNNNNNNNNNNNNNNNTAATTTTGTAAGTACGACTAAATACTGTTTTAGTCTATACGAATtcattttagcaattttattctgtaatttaaaaaatttcacaca includes:
- the LOC105164044 gene encoding uncharacterized protein LOC105164044; the encoded protein is MYKILVQLLILSLPILCCSLPLSTRSRWIIDEATGARVKLICINWAAHLEPMLAEGLNKQPAGRIARLVAEMGFNCVRLTWATYMFTRFANLTVAQSLTRLGLVDAMEGIAVNNPGFLNVTVVDAQRAVVEALVRQGVMVVLDNHVSQPMWCCGEHDGNGFFGDKYFDAKEWLQGLSIVAKLYKDTSMVVGISMRNELRGPLQNASVWHGYMESGAMRIQKANPRLLVIIPGLHYDLSFTYLKENPLQLNFKNKLVYEIHRYAFTAGQTKMWLNNIFAETCNSVRQGIQRQAGFLSEGQNAAPLFVSEFGVKQVGVVRAENLFLRCFLGYLAEMDLDWGVWALQGSYYVKHGVHGPDETYGMLDFNWSSVRNPEFLQRLHLIQQQIRDPNSTCPTYHIQYHPSTGRCTRVDNNSELHATDCRNFSRWNHNGSGTPIRLEGTELCLSATGDGIPATLSRDCSSRRSKWESASDFRVSGGKQRWERGVFMLGVGLYSLIVKSFN